In Anabaena sphaerica FACHB-251, a genomic segment contains:
- a CDS encoding isoaspartyl peptidase/L-asparaginase, translating into MILQVQPKLIIHGGAGSSLHGKGGIEAVRRSLHAVIQEVYSLLLTGATASEAVLRGCQMLEDNPRFNAGTGSVLQSDGQIRMSASLMDGTSGRFSGVINVSRVKNPIEMALFLQKSPDRVLSDYGSAELARELQVPSYNALTDLRLKEWMQEREDNFKRTMAGVVAEPEIAESSNAGRGTIGVVALDGYGKLAAGTSTGGKGFERIGRVSDSAMPAGNYATTYAGVSCTGIGEDIIDECLAAKIVIRVSDGMSLKEAMQRSFTEASKNERDLGAIALDATGVISYGKTSEVLLAAYHNGDTIGDTLEWNDGELIGYC; encoded by the coding sequence ATGATATTACAAGTACAACCTAAATTAATTATTCATGGTGGGGCTGGTAGTTCTCTTCACGGAAAGGGAGGAATAGAGGCTGTAAGGCGATCGCTCCATGCTGTAATACAGGAAGTCTACTCACTGTTGCTAACAGGTGCAACTGCTTCTGAGGCTGTACTCCGGGGATGCCAAATGTTGGAAGATAATCCCCGTTTTAACGCTGGTACAGGTTCTGTATTACAATCTGATGGTCAAATCCGCATGAGTGCTTCTCTGATGGATGGTACATCAGGGCGTTTTAGTGGTGTGATTAATGTCTCACGGGTGAAAAACCCGATTGAAATGGCGCTATTTCTGCAAAAGTCCCCAGATCGGGTATTGTCTGATTACGGTTCAGCGGAGTTGGCGCGAGAGTTGCAAGTTCCCAGTTACAATGCTTTAACTGATTTGCGTCTCAAAGAGTGGATGCAAGAACGGGAAGATAACTTTAAAAGGACTATGGCTGGGGTAGTCGCAGAACCGGAAATTGCAGAAAGCTCTAATGCGGGCAGGGGTACAATTGGCGTAGTGGCTTTGGATGGCTATGGTAAGTTAGCTGCTGGTACTTCTACTGGTGGTAAAGGCTTTGAACGCATTGGGCGCGTCAGTGATTCTGCTATGCCTGCGGGTAATTATGCTACTACTTATGCTGGGGTTAGCTGCACTGGAATTGGGGAAGATATCATTGATGAGTGTTTAGCAGCCAAGATTGTCATCCGGGTTAGTGATGGAATGTCTTTGAAAGAGGCGATGCAGCGTTCATTTACTGAAGCTAGTAAGAATGAACGGGATTTGGGTGCGATCGCTCTTGATGCCACTGGAGTCATATCTTATGGTAAAACCAGTGAAGTATTACTCGCTGCTTATCACAATGGCGACACCATCGGCGATACTTTGGAATGGAATGATGGAGAATTGATTGGCTATTGTTAA
- a CDS encoding orange carotenoid protein N-terminal domain-containing protein, whose product MSLTIQSAQSIFSNTQVPSLIPATIALFDQLNVDDQLAYLWYAYTEMGKTITPAAPGAARLQLAESLLTQIKQMSPEEQTKVMRDLASRADTPISRSYGFFSVNTKLAFWYELGELMKQGVVAPIPVGYQMSPGVKLVLEETQKLDQGQQITVLRNTVVNMGFDTSELAPSSYPKAGAEPAFQRTTPAISSVKIDGITEPAVLGYIEAMNADDFDAAIALFTPDGALQPPFQKPIVGTQAISKYMREEAQGLNMMPQKGICEVQGDGSKQLKITGVVQTPWFGVNVGMNIAWRFLINPQGKIFFVAIDMLASPQELLQLTRV is encoded by the coding sequence ATGTCTTTGACCATCCAATCCGCTCAAAGTATTTTTTCTAACACTCAAGTTCCTAGCCTGATTCCAGCGACTATCGCCTTATTCGATCAACTCAACGTGGATGATCAACTGGCATATCTTTGGTATGCTTACACTGAGATGGGTAAGACAATTACCCCCGCAGCACCTGGAGCCGCACGTCTGCAACTAGCAGAAAGTCTGCTCACCCAAATTAAGCAAATGTCTCCTGAAGAACAAACAAAAGTTATGCGCGATCTTGCTAGTCGTGCAGACACTCCCATCAGTCGTTCTTACGGTTTCTTCAGTGTCAATACCAAGCTGGCTTTCTGGTATGAGTTAGGAGAGTTGATGAAACAGGGTGTTGTCGCTCCCATTCCAGTTGGTTATCAAATGTCTCCTGGTGTGAAATTAGTCCTAGAAGAAACCCAGAAACTTGATCAGGGTCAGCAAATTACTGTACTGCGTAACACCGTAGTCAACATGGGATTTGATACTTCTGAACTTGCTCCCAGCAGTTACCCAAAAGCTGGTGCAGAACCTGCTTTCCAACGGACAACTCCTGCAATTTCTTCAGTCAAGATTGACGGTATTACAGAACCAGCAGTATTGGGCTACATTGAAGCAATGAATGCAGACGATTTTGATGCTGCTATTGCTTTATTTACTCCTGATGGTGCGCTGCAACCACCATTCCAAAAACCGATTGTGGGAACTCAGGCGATCTCCAAATATATGCGTGAAGAAGCCCAAGGACTGAATATGATGCCCCAAAAAGGCATTTGTGAGGTTCAAGGAGATGGCTCTAAACAGCTAAAAATCACAGGTGTAGTCCAAACTCCTTGGTTTGGTGTCAACGTAGGGATGAATATTGCGTGGCGCTTCCTCATCAATCCCCAAGGAAAAATCTTCTTTGTAGCGATCGATATGCTGGCATCTCCCCAAGAGTTATTACAACTGACTCGCGTTTAA
- a CDS encoding helix-turn-helix domain-containing protein, protein MLKQPEVSHLIRQLRQLTALSQEQLAATLGVAYSTVNRWENGHIKPSALALNQIRNMLKELKDSPEITLQECSQMLLEQYFPETESTVR, encoded by the coding sequence ATGCTTAAGCAACCAGAAGTTAGCCATCTCATCCGTCAACTCCGGCAGTTAACGGCACTGAGTCAGGAGCAGCTTGCCGCAACATTGGGAGTCGCTTATTCCACCGTGAATCGCTGGGAAAATGGTCACATCAAGCCTTCGGCATTGGCGCTCAACCAAATTAGAAATATGCTCAAGGAGTTGAAGGATTCTCCTGAGATCACCCTTCAGGAGTGTAGCCAGATGCTGTTAGAGCAGTACTTTCCAGAAACGGAGTCAACTGTTCGATGA
- a CDS encoding PAS domain S-box protein, with amino-acid sequence MTETHSAFSKGSQGKWKALATQILHYGVALLSVALAVGFNLLFNQYLESTPTPLFFAAVMVSAWYGGLRPGLLATALSTLAINYFWLEPSPSLHVPNWATLLRLGVFVMAAVIINSLNEAQRIAQRRAEANLKSLQESEARFSCLAESHILGMIVADLNGSILEANDVFLQMLGYTQEELRSGRMRWREMTPPESLEVSEQALQELITTGVCTPFEKEYIRKDGSRVSVLHGAVMTGEATAIGFVLDLTNRKQAEESLRRSEELLRVALKNSPITVFKQDHELRYTWIYNPVFEYQESQVIGKQDADLLGSENAAVLTQIKRRVLETGVGGQEEVKLTVEGQDFYYDLTVEPLQNTHGDIIGITIAAVDITRLKQTELALRQSEARFRRIFECNMVPMGIWSHLGGIQQANNALLDLVGYTEQELDRGQVNWLKMTTPEWLPLDDHALAEITTKGFSTPHEKEYIHKHGHRIPVLVGGAAFLDDPENGVFFAIDLTARKQAEAALRQSESRFRLIAETIQDVFWMTDLRIPKILYVSPAYEQIWGRSPAEIYQNYPVWAETIHPDDRERVLAMARTCENSSMVEQEYRIIRPDGSIRWIRDRGFAVSDEAGEIQQVIGIAQDISEDKLASEALRRSEERFRISQDLSLFAFTILDSVRDQTGAIADFVWTYVNPKAAEILQKPVEELVGQRLLQVLPGNQFNSELFKHYVRVVETGEPHDLELSYDADGITGWFRNMAVKLDDGVAISFTDITQRKQTETDLRESEERLRLALTAANQGLFDLNVQTGATVVSPEYARMLGYEADEFEETNAKWRERLHPDDLALVYQTYEDYIAGKLDTYRVEFRQRTKSGDWKWILSIGKIVAWDSQGQPLRMLGTHTDITERKLSEAERERLLQLEKAARKEAETANRIKDEFLAVLSHELRSPLNPILGWSKLLQEGRLDEKTSLIALQTIERNAKLQTQLIEDLLDVSRILRGKIALNTCPVNMVAVVESALETVRLATEAKQIQMQTVVTLDNGQVFGDAARLQQIIWNLVSNAVKFTPDGGQVEIRLDQIGTYVQIQVQDTGKGISPDFLPCVFDYFRQEDGTTTRKFGGLGLGLAIVRNLTELHGGTIQADSPGVGQGATFTLQLPLMPGYSPINQNADQPQQVLSLNGIKVLVVDDDTDTREFVAFLLEQERATVITATTANEALIALIQFKPNILLSDIGMPDMDGYMLMQKVRSLPPEQGGLIPAIALTAYAGEYDQKQALKVGFQKHISKPVEPEALVKAISELIF; translated from the coding sequence ATGACTGAGACACATTCAGCATTTTCCAAAGGTAGTCAAGGCAAGTGGAAAGCTTTGGCGACACAAATTTTACACTATGGCGTTGCGTTGCTATCCGTTGCTTTAGCAGTAGGGTTCAACCTCCTGTTCAATCAGTATCTCGAATCAACACCGACTCCACTCTTTTTCGCCGCAGTCATGGTGAGTGCCTGGTATGGAGGCTTAAGGCCAGGGCTGCTGGCAACTGCTTTGTCTACACTGGCAATTAACTACTTCTGGCTTGAACCGTCCCCATCGCTCCATGTTCCCAATTGGGCAACATTATTGCGACTGGGCGTTTTTGTAATGGCAGCGGTCATCATCAATTCACTGAATGAAGCACAACGAATCGCGCAGCGGAGAGCCGAAGCAAATTTAAAGTCCTTGCAGGAAAGCGAAGCAAGGTTTAGTTGTTTGGCAGAATCTCACATCCTGGGCATGATTGTGGCGGACTTGAACGGGTCTATCCTGGAAGCCAATGATGTTTTTCTGCAAATGCTTGGCTACACTCAGGAGGAATTGCGTTCAGGTCGAATGCGTTGGCGCGAAATGACTCCACCGGAATCCTTGGAAGTGAGTGAGCAAGCGTTACAAGAACTGATCACGACCGGAGTTTGTACGCCTTTTGAGAAAGAGTACATCCGTAAAGATGGTTCTCGTGTTTCCGTCCTGCATGGCGCTGTGATGACGGGAGAAGCTACAGCTATTGGTTTCGTGCTGGATCTTACAAACCGCAAACAGGCAGAGGAGTCGTTGCGCCGGAGTGAGGAACTGTTGCGAGTTGCCCTCAAAAATTCACCGATAACTGTCTTTAAGCAGGATCATGAACTACGCTACACCTGGATATATAATCCCGTGTTTGAATACCAAGAGAGCCAAGTAATTGGTAAACAAGATGCTGATTTGCTCGGTAGTGAAAATGCTGCGGTACTTACTCAGATAAAGCGTCGTGTTTTGGAAACCGGAGTTGGAGGGCAAGAAGAAGTTAAGCTCACAGTGGAGGGACAAGATTTTTACTACGACTTGACGGTTGAACCATTGCAAAATACTCATGGGGATATTATCGGCATCACCATTGCTGCCGTTGATATCACCAGGCTCAAGCAAACAGAGTTGGCGTTACGCCAGAGTGAAGCTCGGTTCCGCCGTATTTTTGAATGTAATATGGTACCAATGGGTATCTGGTCGCACTTGGGCGGCATCCAGCAAGCAAATAATGCCTTGCTGGATCTGGTCGGTTACACTGAACAGGAATTGGACAGGGGACAGGTAAACTGGCTAAAAATGACCACTCCCGAATGGTTGCCGCTGGACGATCACGCCCTGGCAGAGATTACCACCAAAGGCTTCAGCACCCCGCATGAAAAAGAATATATTCACAAACACGGGCATCGAATCCCGGTTCTAGTGGGAGGAGCCGCATTTCTGGACGATCCAGAAAACGGGGTATTTTTTGCTATCGACCTGACTGCTCGCAAACAAGCTGAAGCCGCATTACGTCAAAGTGAATCTCGGTTTCGGTTGATAGCGGAAACCATTCAAGATGTGTTTTGGATGACAGACCTACGCATCCCAAAAATTCTCTATGTGAGTCCTGCCTATGAGCAAATCTGGGGGCGATCGCCAGCAGAAATCTACCAAAACTACCCAGTCTGGGCTGAAACTATCCATCCAGATGATCGAGAACGGGTACTAGCGATGGCCAGGACTTGCGAGAACAGCAGCATGGTTGAGCAAGAATATCGGATTATTCGCCCTGATGGAAGTATTCGGTGGATTCGCGATCGCGGGTTTGCCGTGAGCGATGAAGCAGGAGAGATTCAACAGGTGATAGGCATTGCTCAAGACATCAGTGAGGACAAATTAGCAAGCGAAGCCTTACGCCGCAGCGAAGAACGCTTCCGCATTAGTCAAGATCTCTCACTCTTCGCTTTTACCATTTTAGATAGTGTGCGTGATCAAACCGGAGCGATCGCTGATTTTGTCTGGACTTACGTCAATCCTAAAGCCGCAGAAATTCTTCAGAAGCCCGTTGAGGAACTTGTGGGGCAACGCCTACTCCAAGTGCTTCCTGGTAATCAATTCAACAGCGAATTATTTAAACACTATGTGCGCGTTGTAGAAACTGGAGAACCTCATGATCTTGAATTGTCCTACGATGCCGACGGTATTACCGGATGGTTCCGCAATATGGCAGTCAAGCTAGATGATGGTGTCGCTATCTCGTTTACTGATATTACTCAGCGGAAACAAACAGAGACTGATTTGCGCGAGAGTGAAGAACGTCTGCGTTTAGCTTTAACAGCGGCAAATCAGGGACTTTTCGACCTTAATGTGCAAACAGGAGCTACGGTAGTCAGTCCAGAATATGCCCGGATGCTCGGCTATGAGGCTGACGAGTTTGAGGAAACTAATGCCAAGTGGCGCGAGCGTCTCCACCCTGATGATCTAGCCTTAGTCTATCAGACTTATGAAGATTACATTGCCGGAAAACTAGATACTTATCGGGTCGAGTTCAGGCAGCGCACAAAATCAGGAGATTGGAAATGGATTCTTTCGATTGGCAAGATTGTTGCCTGGGATAGTCAGGGTCAACCTTTGCGGATGTTAGGCACACATACTGACATCACTGAACGCAAACTCTCGGAAGCAGAGCGAGAACGACTGCTACAACTGGAAAAAGCAGCACGGAAGGAAGCCGAAACCGCCAACCGCATTAAAGATGAATTTTTAGCAGTATTGTCCCATGAATTGCGATCGCCCCTCAATCCGATTCTCGGCTGGTCAAAACTACTTCAGGAAGGCAGGTTAGATGAAAAGACCAGTCTGATCGCTCTACAAACAATCGAACGCAATGCCAAGCTGCAAACCCAACTAATCGAGGATCTGCTGGATGTCTCCCGGATTTTACGCGGCAAGATTGCTTTAAATACTTGCCCTGTCAACATGGTTGCTGTTGTTGAATCTGCTCTGGAAACGGTGCGTCTGGCCACAGAGGCAAAACAAATTCAAATGCAAACTGTTGTTACCCTTGATAACGGGCAGGTGTTTGGAGATGCGGCACGGCTACAGCAAATTATATGGAATTTGGTTTCTAATGCCGTTAAATTCACACCCGATGGCGGACAAGTTGAAATTCGTTTAGACCAAATTGGCACTTATGTGCAAATTCAGGTGCAGGATACTGGCAAGGGTATCAGTCCAGATTTTTTACCCTGTGTGTTTGACTATTTTCGACAAGAGGATGGTACAACAACTCGCAAATTTGGTGGTCTGGGATTGGGTTTAGCCATCGTTCGTAATTTGACTGAACTGCATGGAGGAACTATCCAGGCAGATAGCCCAGGAGTTGGACAAGGAGCGACTTTTACACTTCAGCTACCGTTAATGCCAGGTTATTCTCCCATTAATCAAAATGCTGATCAACCGCAGCAAGTTCTCAGTTTGAACGGTATCAAAGTTTTAGTCGTTGACGATGATACAGATACCCGTGAATTTGTTGCTTTTTTATTGGAGCAAGAAAGGGCAACGGTGATCACGGCAACTACTGCAAATGAAGCTTTAATTGCTTTAATCCAATTTAAGCCTAACATATTACTGAGCGATATTGGAATGCCAGATATGGATGGTTATATGTTGATGCAGAAGGTGCGATCTTTACCACCAGAACAGGGGGGACTAATTCCCGCGATCGCTCTCACTGCTTATGCGGGAGAATACGACCAAAAGCAGGCTCTCAAAGTCGGTTTCCAAAAGCATATTTCCAAACCTGTAGAACCAGAAGCTTTAGTCAAAGCCATCTCTGAACTCATTTTCTGA
- the glmU gene encoding bifunctional UDP-N-acetylglucosamine diphosphorylase/glucosamine-1-phosphate N-acetyltransferase GlmU, producing the protein MVVVAILAAGKGTRMKSNLPKVLHSLGRKSLVERVIDSVEPLSPSRKLVIVGYQSQEVKTALDSIHDVEFVEQTVQLGTGHAIQQLLPHLEGYTGDLLILNGDVPLLRTQTLENLLQTHQENHNCCTILTAYLSNPKGYGRVFCDSDGIVQQMVEDKDCIPSQRENNRVNAGIYCFRWPDLAKVLPHLQNNNAQKEYYLTDAVTQVGKVMAVDVEDYQEILGINDRLQLAASEDILQRRIKEKWLLAGVTLIDPASITIDETVELQPDVIIEPQTHLRGKTFVKSGSRIGPGSLIENSQLGENVTVQYSVITDSFVEAETRIGPYAHLRGHAEVGANCRIGNFVELKNTQLGDRTNVAHLSYLGDTTAGTQVNIGAGTITANYDGVKKHRTRIGDRTKTGSNSVLVAPITLGNDVYIAAGSTVTEDVENDALVIARSRQVVKPGWKRKTES; encoded by the coding sequence ATGGTTGTTGTAGCAATTCTCGCCGCTGGAAAAGGCACAAGAATGAAATCTAATCTACCTAAAGTTTTACATTCTTTGGGTAGAAAATCCCTAGTAGAGAGAGTTATTGACAGCGTAGAACCACTTTCTCCTTCACGCAAGCTAGTGATTGTTGGGTATCAGTCCCAGGAAGTGAAAACTGCTTTGGATTCAATTCATGATGTGGAGTTTGTGGAACAGACTGTACAATTAGGCACAGGTCATGCTATTCAACAATTACTGCCCCATTTAGAAGGTTACACAGGGGATTTGCTGATTTTAAATGGTGATGTACCTTTGTTGCGAACACAAACTCTGGAAAATCTTTTACAAACACACCAAGAAAATCACAATTGCTGTACTATTCTCACAGCATATTTATCAAATCCCAAAGGTTACGGACGGGTTTTCTGTGATAGTGACGGGATTGTGCAGCAAATGGTTGAGGATAAAGATTGCATCCCTAGCCAAAGAGAAAATAACCGTGTTAATGCTGGTATTTACTGCTTCCGTTGGCCTGATTTAGCAAAAGTATTACCTCATTTGCAAAATAATAATGCCCAAAAAGAATATTACCTCACTGATGCTGTAACTCAGGTTGGTAAGGTGATGGCTGTGGATGTGGAAGATTACCAAGAAATTTTGGGAATTAATGATAGATTGCAATTAGCCGCATCTGAAGATATTTTGCAAAGACGCATTAAGGAAAAATGGCTTTTGGCAGGTGTGACGCTGATTGACCCTGCAAGTATTACTATTGATGAAACGGTAGAATTACAGCCAGATGTAATTATTGAACCTCAAACCCATTTGCGAGGTAAAACGTTTGTGAAATCTGGTAGTCGAATTGGACCTGGGAGTTTAATTGAAAATAGCCAGTTGGGTGAAAATGTCACTGTTCAATATTCTGTAATTACAGATAGTTTTGTGGAAGCAGAAACGCGAATTGGACCCTATGCTCATTTGCGTGGTCATGCAGAAGTGGGTGCAAATTGTCGTATTGGTAATTTTGTCGAGTTGAAAAATACGCAATTGGGCGATCGCACCAATGTAGCACATCTCTCATATTTGGGTGATACTACAGCCGGAACTCAAGTCAATATCGGTGCGGGAACAATTACCGCAAACTACGACGGTGTGAAGAAACATAGAACTAGGATAGGTGATCGCACTAAAACCGGTTCTAATAGTGTTTTAGTTGCACCTATTACCTTGGGTAATGATGTTTATATTGCCGCAGGTTCAACGGTGACAGAAGATGTGGAAAATGATGCTTTAGTAATTGCCCGCAGTCGTCAGGTAGTTAAACCAGGTTGGAAGAGAAAAACCGAAAGTTAA
- a CDS encoding tRNA (5-methylaminomethyl-2-thiouridine)(34)-methyltransferase MnmD, with protein MSDADNFTPRQTQDGSFTFFSQEFGEAFHSHYGAKQESYLKFAVPTQIQTLAKNGIVRILDVCYGLGYNTAAALEVIWQENPTCVVEVIGLELNPEVPKAAINQHIFDDWDYEYIKILTELALKHQTYSNRLQAKLLIGDARKSIQEVRQSAFQANAIFLDPFSPPQCPQLWTIEFIGQVALCLHQDGLLATYSCASAVRTALLAAGLVIGSTTPVGRRTPGTIAAYPQDGENDITDIYPLSEAETEHLQTRAAVPYRDPELRDAAEVIIKRRQKEQQVSVLEPSSRWRKRWN; from the coding sequence ATGTCAGATGCAGATAATTTTACACCCCGACAAACACAAGATGGTTCATTTACCTTCTTTTCTCAAGAATTTGGTGAAGCTTTTCATAGTCATTATGGAGCTAAACAAGAAAGTTATCTAAAATTTGCAGTTCCCACTCAAATACAGACATTAGCTAAGAATGGGATAGTGAGAATTTTAGATGTTTGTTATGGTCTAGGATACAATACAGCAGCCGCTTTGGAAGTAATTTGGCAAGAAAATCCTACTTGTGTTGTGGAAGTCATTGGTTTAGAACTAAATCCAGAAGTTCCCAAAGCAGCGATTAACCAGCACATATTTGATGATTGGGACTACGAGTATATAAAAATTTTGACCGAACTAGCATTAAAGCATCAAACTTACTCAAATCGCTTGCAAGCCAAGTTACTCATAGGTGATGCTAGAAAATCAATTCAGGAAGTACGTCAATCTGCTTTTCAAGCAAATGCTATTTTTCTTGACCCTTTTTCACCTCCGCAATGTCCACAATTATGGACTATAGAATTTATAGGACAAGTAGCCTTGTGCTTACATCAAGACGGTTTACTCGCTACTTATTCCTGTGCATCTGCTGTACGCACGGCGCTTTTAGCTGCTGGTTTGGTAATAGGTTCAACCACACCAGTGGGAAGACGCACTCCTGGTACAATAGCCGCATATCCGCAAGATGGGGAAAACGACATCACGGACATTTATCCTCTTTCGGAAGCAGAAACAGAACATTTACAGACTCGTGCGGCCGTTCCTTACCGTGATCCCGAATTAAGGGATGCTGCTGAAGTTATAATTAAGCGACGACAAAAAGAACAACAAGTCTCTGTTCTTGAACCTAGTTCTCGATGGCGAAAAAGGTGGAATTAA